Proteins encoded together in one Bacteroides zoogleoformans window:
- the alaS gene encoding alanine--tRNA ligase, which translates to MLTANEIRNSFKSFFESKGHQIVPSAPMVIKDDPTLMFTNAGMNQFKDIILGNQPAKNKRVADSQKCLRVSGKHNDLEEVGHDTYHHTMFEMLGNWSFGDYFKKEAISWAWEYLVDVLKIDPKNLYATVFEGSPEEGLERDNEAASYWEQFLPKDHILNGNKHDNFWEMGDTGPCGPCSEIHIDSRSEEEKAKVPGNLLVNKDHPQVIEIWNLVFMQFNRKADGSLEGLPAKVIDTGMGFERLVRTLQGKTSNYDTDIFQPILTAIAGMTGKKYGEDEKSDIAMRVIADHIRTIAFSVTDGQLPSNAKAGYVIRRILRRAVRYGYTFLDQKQAFMYKLLPILIENMGAAYPELSAQKDLITKVIKEEEDSFLRTLETGIRLLEKTMADAKAAGKAEISGKDAFTLYDTFGFPLDLTELILRENGMTADLKEFDAEMQQQKQRARNAATVETGDWIVLKEGTSEFVGYDYTEYETSILRYRQVRQKNQTLYQIVLDKTPFYAESGGQVGDTGVLVNEFETIEIIDTKKENNLPIHIAKKLPEHLEAPMMACVDADKRAACAANHSCTHLLDEALRSVLGDHVEQKGSLVTPDSLRFDFSHFQKVTDEQLREVEHLVNAKIRANIPLTEYRSIPIEEAKELGAIALFGEKYGDRVRVIQFGSSIEFCGGTHVAATGNIGMVKIISESSVAAGVRRIEACTGARVEELMNTIEDTLRDLKALFNNAPDLAGTIRKYLDENAGLKKQVEDFMREKEAQLKERLLKNVQEVHGIKVIKCCAPLPAETVKNIAFQLRGQITENLFFVAGTESESKPMLTVMLSDDLVAGGLKAGNLVKEAAKLIQGGGGGQPHFAIAGGKNPDGLSAAVDKVLELAGL; encoded by the coding sequence ATGTTGACTGCAAATGAAATCAGAAACTCTTTCAAGAGTTTCTTTGAAAGCAAAGGACACCAGATTGTGCCTTCGGCCCCGATGGTGATTAAGGACGACCCCACGCTGATGTTCACCAACGCGGGAATGAACCAGTTTAAGGATATTATCTTGGGGAATCAGCCGGCAAAAAACAAAAGAGTGGCCGACTCGCAGAAGTGCCTTCGCGTAAGCGGTAAACACAACGACTTGGAAGAAGTGGGGCACGACACCTACCACCACACCATGTTCGAGATGCTGGGCAACTGGTCGTTCGGCGACTACTTCAAGAAAGAGGCTATCTCCTGGGCGTGGGAGTATCTGGTGGATGTGTTGAAAATCGACCCCAAGAACCTCTATGCCACCGTATTCGAAGGCAGCCCCGAAGAAGGGCTGGAACGCGATAACGAAGCGGCTTCCTATTGGGAGCAGTTCTTGCCGAAAGACCACATCCTTAATGGGAACAAGCACGACAATTTCTGGGAGATGGGTGATACGGGGCCATGTGGTCCGTGCTCGGAGATTCACATCGACTCGCGCTCCGAAGAAGAGAAGGCCAAAGTGCCCGGAAACCTATTGGTCAACAAAGACCATCCGCAGGTTATCGAGATATGGAACCTGGTATTCATGCAGTTCAACCGCAAAGCCGACGGCAGCCTCGAAGGACTTCCCGCCAAAGTGATTGATACCGGCATGGGCTTCGAGCGTCTGGTACGCACCCTGCAAGGCAAAACCTCCAATTATGACACCGACATCTTTCAACCGATACTGACGGCCATTGCCGGCATGACCGGAAAGAAGTATGGCGAAGACGAGAAATCGGACATTGCCATGCGTGTCATTGCCGACCATATCCGCACCATCGCTTTCTCCGTGACAGACGGACAGTTGCCGAGCAATGCAAAAGCCGGCTACGTCATCCGCCGTATTCTCCGCCGTGCCGTACGCTACGGATACACGTTCCTCGACCAGAAACAGGCGTTCATGTACAAGCTCCTCCCCATACTGATAGAGAACATGGGTGCCGCCTATCCGGAGCTGAGTGCACAGAAAGACCTGATAACCAAAGTTATCAAGGAGGAAGAAGATTCCTTCCTGCGTACATTGGAGACGGGTATCCGTCTGCTCGAAAAGACCATGGCGGATGCCAAAGCTGCCGGCAAAGCCGAAATCAGCGGCAAAGACGCCTTTACGTTATACGACACTTTCGGTTTCCCGCTCGACCTGACGGAACTGATTCTCCGCGAAAACGGAATGACTGCCGACCTCAAGGAGTTTGATGCCGAAATGCAACAGCAGAAACAGCGTGCCCGCAATGCGGCAACCGTAGAAACCGGTGACTGGATTGTCCTGAAAGAGGGTACCAGTGAATTTGTGGGTTACGACTATACCGAATACGAAACCTCCATCCTGCGCTACCGTCAGGTGAGGCAGAAAAACCAGACGCTGTATCAGATTGTGCTGGACAAAACTCCGTTTTATGCCGAAAGCGGCGGTCAGGTAGGCGACACCGGCGTATTGGTGAACGAGTTCGAGACCATCGAGATAATCGACACCAAGAAAGAAAACAACCTGCCCATCCACATCGCCAAGAAACTGCCCGAACACCTCGAAGCACCGATGATGGCTTGTGTGGATGCCGACAAACGTGCCGCCTGCGCAGCCAACCACTCGTGCACGCACTTGCTGGACGAAGCGCTCCGCAGCGTACTGGGCGACCACGTGGAGCAAAAAGGTTCTTTGGTTACACCGGACTCTCTGCGTTTCGACTTCTCGCACTTCCAGAAGGTGACTGACGAACAGCTCCGTGAAGTAGAGCATCTGGTAAATGCCAAGATTCGCGCCAACATCCCCTTGACGGAATATCGCAGCATACCTATCGAAGAAGCCAAAGAGCTGGGCGCCATCGCTCTCTTCGGTGAGAAATACGGTGACCGCGTGCGTGTCATTCAATTTGGTTCTTCTATCGAATTCTGCGGTGGTACTCATGTGGCTGCCACCGGTAACATCGGCATGGTGAAGATTATCAGCGAGAGCTCCGTTGCCGCCGGTGTGCGACGCATCGAAGCCTGTACAGGCGCACGCGTAGAAGAACTGATGAATACCATTGAAGATACATTGCGAGACCTCAAGGCCCTATTCAACAATGCCCCCGACCTCGCCGGAACCATCCGCAAGTATCTGGACGAGAATGCCGGGTTGAAGAAACAGGTGGAAGACTTCATGAGAGAAAAAGAAGCACAACTGAAAGAAAGATTGCTGAAGAATGTACAGGAGGTTCACGGCATAAAGGTCATCAAATGCTGTGCCCCGCTTCCTGCCGAAACGGTGAAGAACATCGCTTTCCAGTTGCGCGGTCAGATTACGGAAAACCTCTTCTTCGTGGCCGGAACAGAAAGCGAAAGCAAACCGATGCTGACCGTGATGCTGAGCGATGACCTTGTGGCCGGCGGTCTGAAAGCCGGAAATCTTGTGAAAGAAGCCGCCAAACTGATTCAAGGAGGCGGTGGCGGTCAGCCTCACTTCGCAATAGCCGGTGGCAAGAATCCGGACGGATTGAGTGCCGCAGTAGACAAGGTGCTGGAATTGGCCGGACTGTAA
- a CDS encoding ATP-dependent DNA helicase: MINNYLERQIKENFPYQPTPEQEFAVKSLSEFLLTPRNEAVFLLRGYAGTGKTSLVAALVRTLDLLQQKSVLLAPTGRAAKVFSAYAQHPAFTIHKKIYRQQSFSNEMDNFSVNDNLTTHTLYVVDEASMISNEGLSGSMFGTGRLLDDLVQFVYSGQGCRLLLMGDTAQLPPVGEEQSPALFADALRGYGLEVLEVDLTQVVRQEQQSGILWNATRLRQLIEEEGGYSLPKIRITGFADIKVLPGNELIDELSSCYDCDGPEHTIVICRSNKRANIYNNGIRAQVLWREDELNTGDLLMVAKNNYFWTGKEKEMDFIANGETAVVRRMRRTREMYGFRFADVTLAFPDRDDFELEVNLLLDTLHTDAPALPKADNDRLFYAVLEDYADVSSKRERMKKMKADPYYNALQVKYAYAVTCHKAQGGQWKNVFLDQGYMTDDLLTPDYFRWLYTAFTRATGTLYLVNYPEEQIL; this comes from the coding sequence ATGATAAATAACTATTTAGAAAGGCAAATTAAGGAAAATTTTCCTTACCAACCAACACCCGAGCAGGAATTTGCGGTAAAATCTTTGTCGGAGTTCCTGCTGACGCCTCGCAATGAAGCGGTTTTTCTGCTTCGAGGTTATGCCGGAACCGGTAAGACATCGCTGGTTGCCGCTTTGGTACGGACACTGGATTTGTTGCAGCAGAAATCGGTATTGCTGGCACCGACGGGGCGGGCGGCAAAGGTCTTTTCGGCTTATGCGCAGCATCCGGCATTCACTATCCATAAGAAGATATACAGGCAGCAGTCTTTTTCCAATGAGATGGACAACTTTTCGGTGAACGATAATTTGACAACCCATACCTTGTATGTGGTAGACGAGGCGTCGATGATTTCCAATGAAGGTTTGTCCGGCTCTATGTTCGGCACAGGCCGATTACTGGACGACTTGGTGCAATTTGTCTATTCCGGTCAGGGGTGCCGCTTGCTGCTGATGGGTGACACGGCACAGCTTCCGCCTGTGGGCGAAGAGCAGAGCCCGGCTCTGTTTGCCGATGCTTTGAGGGGGTATGGACTGGAGGTATTGGAGGTGGACTTGACACAGGTGGTACGTCAGGAACAGCAGTCGGGCATTTTGTGGAATGCCACCCGGTTGCGGCAACTGATAGAGGAGGAGGGTGGTTACAGTCTGCCTAAGATCAGAATTACCGGATTTGCCGATATCAAAGTTCTGCCCGGCAATGAATTGATAGACGAACTGAGTAGTTGTTACGATTGTGACGGACCGGAGCATACAATCGTGATATGTCGCAGCAACAAGCGGGCAAACATCTATAATAATGGCATCCGCGCACAGGTACTTTGGAGGGAGGATGAACTGAATACGGGCGATTTGCTGATGGTGGCGAAGAACAACTACTTTTGGACGGGGAAGGAGAAGGAGATGGATTTCATTGCCAACGGCGAGACGGCTGTGGTGCGGCGCATGCGACGTACGCGTGAGATGTACGGTTTCCGCTTTGCCGATGTCACGCTGGCGTTTCCCGACCGTGACGACTTTGAATTGGAGGTGAACTTGTTGCTGGATACCTTGCACACCGATGCGCCTGCTTTGCCCAAGGCCGATAACGACCGTCTTTTTTATGCCGTTCTCGAAGATTATGCCGACGTCTCTTCCAAACGCGAACGGATGAAGAAAATGAAGGCCGATCCTTATTACAATGCCCTGCAAGTGAAGTACGCTTATGCCGTGACTTGCCACAAGGCGCAGGGTGGGCAATGGAAAAATGTTTTCCTCGATCAGGGCTATATGACGGACGACCTTTTGACGCCCGACTATTTCCGTTGGCTTTACACCGCCTTTACCCGGGCTACGGGAACACTCTATCTGGTGAACTATCCGGAGGAACAGATTCTATAA
- a CDS encoding DUF3822 family protein → MIETIDFNKSEQYTLSIRLSTDGFSFSVFNPLGNGELSVFDRKVDESISLTANLKQAFRETEWLSRPFRQVNALIASKRFTFIPLEFFEDEQAEIIFYHNHPKQENEIVQYNILHKNNVVVLFATDKSICSFLREQYSNVKFYSQASPLIEFFSVKSRLGNSRKIYAHLQKESIELFAYERGRLLLANTFECKTTPDRIYYLLYVWRQFGLEQERDELHLTGNLHDKEQLLPELRKFIRQVFIMNPATNLDLQAITSCE, encoded by the coding sequence ATGATAGAAACGATTGATTTTAATAAGTCAGAACAATATACGTTATCCATCCGTCTCAGTACGGATGGATTTTCTTTTTCAGTGTTCAACCCTCTGGGGAACGGTGAACTCAGTGTCTTTGACCGTAAAGTGGACGAATCAATTTCTCTCACTGCCAACCTAAAACAAGCTTTCCGTGAGACAGAATGGCTGAGCCGTCCATTCCGCCAAGTCAATGCACTCATCGCGAGCAAACGCTTTACCTTCATCCCGTTAGAGTTTTTCGAAGACGAACAGGCTGAAATCATCTTCTATCACAATCATCCCAAACAAGAAAATGAAATCGTGCAATACAATATATTGCATAAGAACAACGTTGTTGTGCTCTTTGCCACAGATAAAAGTATCTGCTCTTTCCTCCGAGAACAATATTCCAATGTCAAGTTCTATTCCCAAGCCAGCCCCCTCATCGAGTTCTTCTCTGTCAAGAGCCGTTTAGGCAACAGCCGGAAAATATATGCACATCTGCAAAAAGAAAGTATAGAACTGTTTGCCTACGAGCGGGGCCGTTTATTGTTAGCCAACACTTTTGAATGCAAAACAACGCCCGACCGCATTTACTATCTTCTATACGTATGGAGACAATTCGGATTGGAGCAGGAACGAGACGAACTGCACCTCACCGGCAACTTGCACGACAAAGAACAACTATTGCCCGAACTGCGAAAATTCATCCGACAGGTATTCATCATGAATCCTGCCACAAATCTTGACCTACAAGCCATCACCTCATGCGAGTAA
- a CDS encoding RsmD family RNA methyltransferase — protein sequence MRVISGIYKRRRFDVPRSFKARPTTDFAKENLFNVLSCKYFDFEDDEICALDLFAGTGSISIELVSRGCNPVISVEKDRDHYMFIRKIMQEVKTDKCLPLHSDAFKYIRNCRQQFDFIFADPPYELAGIETLPGLIFDNDLLKENGLFVLEHGKQNGFEEHPHFVEKRTYGSVNFSFFA from the coding sequence ATGCGAGTAATCAGCGGAATATATAAAAGAAGACGTTTTGACGTTCCTCGTTCTTTCAAAGCACGCCCAACAACGGATTTTGCTAAAGAGAACCTGTTCAATGTGCTATCCTGCAAGTATTTTGACTTTGAAGATGATGAAATCTGTGCTCTCGACCTCTTTGCCGGTACCGGAAGTATCAGCATCGAGTTAGTGTCCAGAGGATGCAACCCGGTAATCAGCGTAGAGAAAGATCGCGACCACTATATGTTCATCCGCAAAATAATGCAAGAAGTAAAGACCGACAAATGCCTGCCTCTGCACAGCGACGCGTTCAAGTACATCAGAAATTGCCGACAACAGTTTGACTTTATCTTTGCCGATCCTCCATACGAACTTGCCGGTATAGAAACCTTGCCCGGCCTTATTTTCGACAATGATTTATTGAAAGAAAACGGGCTGTTCGTCCTTGAACATGGGAAACAGAATGGCTTCGAGGAACATCCGCACTTTGTGGAAAAAAGAACATATGGCAGTGTGAACTTCTCTTTCTTCGCATAA
- the cls gene encoding cardiolipin synthase, with the protein MFDWNFIFGRIAGVAFDIVYFGAIIGTIGVIILDNRNPVKTMAWILVLIFLPVVGLVLYFFFGRSQRRVRIIGKKSYSRLLKKPMAEYLAQESCVLPQKYSRLISMFRNTNQSFPFDGNRVEIYTLGPSMLQSLLRELQKAAQHIHIEFYIFEDDAIGRLVRDVLIEKARAGVEVRVIYDDVGCWHVPNRFFEQMRESGIEVRSFLKVRFPLFTNKVNYRNHRKIVVIDGRIGFVGGMNLAERYMRGYSWGIWRDTHLLLEGKAVHGLQTAFLLDWYFVDRTLVTSARYFPKIENCGTSLAQIVTSEPIGPWKEIMQGLVTAISGAQKYFYIQTPYFLPTETVMIALQTAALAGVDVRLMLPMKADNRLTHLGSCSYLADVLDAGVKVYFYKKGFLHSKLMVSDDELSTVGSTNIDFRSFEHNFEVNAFIYDEETALQMREIFLQDQRDCVQVFLKNWVKRPWYQKTAESVVRLMAPLL; encoded by the coding sequence ATGTTCGATTGGAACTTTATTTTCGGCCGGATTGCCGGAGTAGCGTTTGATATTGTCTATTTCGGTGCCATTATCGGAACGATTGGCGTCATCATTCTCGACAATCGCAACCCGGTGAAGACAATGGCGTGGATATTGGTTCTGATCTTTCTCCCCGTTGTAGGATTGGTGCTCTACTTCTTTTTTGGACGCAGCCAGCGTCGTGTACGTATCATCGGTAAGAAAAGTTACAGCAGGTTGTTGAAGAAACCGATGGCTGAATATCTGGCACAGGAATCATGTGTGCTTCCCCAAAAATACAGTCGCCTGATATCCATGTTCCGAAATACGAATCAATCTTTCCCTTTCGATGGCAATCGGGTAGAAATTTATACCTTGGGCCCTTCAATGCTGCAATCTTTATTGCGCGAGTTGCAGAAAGCGGCGCAACACATTCATATTGAATTCTATATCTTCGAGGATGATGCCATAGGACGTTTGGTGCGTGATGTCCTGATTGAGAAAGCCCGTGCAGGGGTCGAAGTGCGTGTCATTTACGATGATGTGGGATGTTGGCATGTCCCCAACCGCTTTTTTGAACAGATGCGTGAGTCGGGCATCGAAGTACGTAGCTTCCTCAAGGTACGTTTTCCTCTTTTCACCAATAAAGTGAATTATCGTAACCATCGGAAGATAGTGGTGATTGACGGCCGCATAGGCTTTGTGGGCGGTATGAATTTGGCCGAACGCTATATGCGTGGATATTCGTGGGGCATATGGCGCGACACGCATTTGTTGCTGGAGGGTAAGGCTGTGCATGGGCTGCAAACAGCATTCCTGCTCGATTGGTATTTCGTGGACCGTACTCTGGTCACTTCTGCCCGCTATTTCCCAAAAATAGAGAATTGTGGAACTTCATTGGCGCAGATTGTGACGAGTGAACCGATAGGGCCGTGGAAGGAAATCATGCAGGGGCTGGTTACGGCTATTTCCGGAGCGCAGAAATACTTCTATATACAAACTCCTTATTTCCTGCCTACCGAGACGGTGATGATTGCCTTGCAGACAGCGGCTTTAGCCGGAGTGGACGTACGACTGATGTTGCCTATGAAGGCGGACAATCGGCTGACGCATTTAGGCTCCTGCTCTTATTTGGCTGATGTATTGGATGCGGGTGTCAAGGTGTATTTCTATAAAAAGGGATTTCTGCATTCCAAACTGATGGTGTCGGACGATGAGTTGTCCACTGTGGGTTCTACCAATATTGATTTCCGCAGTTTTGAACATAATTTTGAAGTAAATGCCTTTATCTATGATGAGGAAACGGCCCTTCAGATGCGTGAGATTTTCTTGCAGGACCAGCGTGACTGTGTGCAGGTGTTCCTGAAGAACTGGGTGAAACGTCCTTGGTATCAGAAGACGGCAGAAAGTGTGGTGAGGCTGATGGCACCTCTGCTTTGA